The following proteins are co-located in the uncultured Draconibacterium sp. genome:
- the pyrH gene encoding UMP kinase → MAKYKRILLKLSGESLMGDQQYGIDQNRLSDYAEEIAEIVKSGVQVGIVIGGGNIFRGLSGAAKGFDRVKGDQMGMLATVINSLALNSALVNAGVKSKVLTAIRMEPVGEYYSKEKAVEALSNGEVVIISGGTGNPYFTTDTASALRGIEIEAELMLKGTRVDGIYTADPEKDPGATKFDKISFDEIYNRNLRIMDLTATTLCKENNLPIYVFNMDEKGNLQKVMQGDEIGTLVHS, encoded by the coding sequence ATGGCTAAATACAAACGTATTCTTTTAAAACTGAGTGGCGAATCGTTAATGGGAGATCAGCAATACGGAATTGATCAGAATCGTCTGAGTGATTATGCAGAAGAAATTGCAGAAATTGTAAAATCAGGCGTTCAGGTTGGAATTGTAATTGGCGGCGGAAATATTTTTCGTGGTTTAAGTGGAGCTGCCAAAGGATTTGACCGCGTAAAGGGTGATCAGATGGGAATGCTGGCGACTGTAATAAACAGTCTTGCGCTTAATTCAGCCCTGGTAAATGCAGGAGTAAAATCGAAAGTACTTACAGCCATTCGCATGGAACCTGTTGGAGAATACTATAGCAAAGAAAAAGCAGTTGAAGCTCTTTCAAATGGTGAAGTAGTAATTATTTCAGGCGGAACCGGGAATCCATATTTTACTACCGACACTGCAAGCGCTCTTCGTGGAATCGAAATTGAAGCCGAGCTTATGCTGAAAGGAACACGAGTTGACGGTATTTATACAGCCGATCCGGAAAAGGATCCGGGTGCAACTAAATTTGATAAAATTAGTTTCGACGAAATTTACAACCGGAATTTGCGAATTATGGATTTAACTGCTACAACCTTGTGTAAAGAAAACAATTTACCTATTTATGTGTTTAATATGGATGAAAAGGGTAATTTACAGAAAGTTATGCAAGGTGATGAAATAGGAACTTTGGTTCACAGTTAA
- a CDS encoding DUF3267 domain-containing protein: MTNPGINELQNDEQFELVAELDHKEIKEFVLDQLSTGGKLVKFYMVYQLLMGLIGLFVFVWATVQAFKNNAVPLIYVLAALLFSFSFLIVIHELLHGIALKQMGAPKVNYGAYLKKFIFYAEADQHVMNKKEFTIIALTPLVVVKIVTLLGLILFYKHPVVFLFMTIMCTHSLFCAGDIGLLALFYKNEKAELFTYDVKSEKKSYFFKRKECRN, translated from the coding sequence ATGACTAATCCAGGCATCAACGAATTACAAAACGACGAGCAATTTGAGTTGGTTGCCGAACTCGATCACAAAGAGATAAAAGAGTTTGTACTCGATCAGCTTTCAACGGGAGGCAAACTCGTAAAGTTCTACATGGTTTACCAATTGCTGATGGGTTTAATTGGTTTATTTGTTTTTGTTTGGGCCACTGTTCAAGCCTTTAAAAACAATGCTGTACCTTTAATTTACGTTTTGGCAGCCTTACTTTTCTCATTTAGTTTTCTGATTGTTATTCATGAATTGCTGCATGGAATTGCATTAAAACAAATGGGTGCACCCAAAGTAAATTATGGAGCATATTTAAAAAAATTTATTTTTTATGCTGAAGCCGATCAACATGTAATGAATAAAAAAGAGTTTACAATTATTGCCTTAACTCCCCTGGTTGTAGTTAAGATTGTTACTCTTCTTGGATTGATTCTTTTTTACAAACACCCGGTTGTATTCCTTTTTATGACGATAATGTGCACCCACAGTTTGTTTTGTGCCGGCGACATTGGATTGTTAGCTCTGTTTTATAAAAACGAAAAAGCAGAACTATTTACATACGATGTAAAAAGCGAAAAGAAAAGTTATTTTTTTAAACGAAAAGAGTGCCGGAATTAG
- a CDS encoding glycosyltransferase family 1 protein: protein MSFRVILPGKYNDFKIFQNGLFTLLFERLNVRNIEQTEPIKINSFFVHLPKFEVLNMVIAVNTRLLLKGKLEGIGWFSFETLKRMTLNHPEHEFIFIFDRPYNQDYVFSDNVTPVVIGPPTRHPVLWYLWFDFQIPRILKKYKVDLFLSPDGYLSQRTKVPQLGVIHDINFVHRPDDLPWLKAKYYNYYFPKFARIAKRLATVSFYSKEDITRSFKVDYDKIDVVYDGINQIFAPITEEEKVMVRDKYTNGSEYFLFVGALHPRKNVCGLLKAFDAFKSVNGNTTKLVIVGGEMHKTGPIFDTYENMRNKKDVVFTGRVSTNELHDIFGGAMALTFVPFFEGFGIPIVEAMSAGVPVICSNTTSIPEVGGNAVLYADPLKIDQITNAMIKLHDNKELRESLIEKGFVQKEKFSWDETARLLWMSVEKSLQ from the coding sequence ATGAGTTTTCGAGTAATTCTGCCGGGTAAATACAACGACTTTAAAATATTTCAGAATGGTCTGTTTACTTTACTTTTTGAACGCTTAAATGTAAGAAATATTGAACAGACTGAACCGATAAAAATCAACAGTTTCTTTGTACATTTACCCAAATTTGAAGTTTTAAATATGGTAATTGCAGTAAATACCCGATTACTCTTAAAAGGAAAGCTGGAAGGAATAGGTTGGTTTTCGTTTGAAACATTAAAACGGATGACATTAAATCATCCGGAACATGAATTTATATTTATTTTCGACCGACCTTATAATCAGGACTATGTGTTTTCCGACAACGTAACTCCTGTTGTGATTGGTCCGCCAACCCGCCATCCTGTTTTGTGGTATTTATGGTTCGATTTTCAAATCCCAAGAATCCTAAAAAAATACAAAGTCGATTTGTTTTTATCGCCCGATGGTTATTTGTCGCAGCGAACAAAGGTACCTCAACTAGGTGTAATTCACGACATAAACTTTGTTCACCGCCCCGATGATTTACCCTGGCTGAAAGCAAAATATTACAATTATTATTTCCCAAAATTTGCCAGAATAGCCAAACGATTGGCCACAGTGTCGTTTTATTCAAAAGAAGATATTACGCGTTCGTTTAAAGTTGATTACGACAAGATTGATGTGGTTTACGATGGCATTAATCAGATTTTTGCGCCCATTACTGAAGAAGAAAAAGTAATGGTTCGTGACAAGTATACAAATGGTTCAGAATACTTTTTGTTTGTGGGTGCCTTACATCCGCGAAAAAATGTATGTGGTTTACTTAAGGCATTTGATGCCTTTAAAAGTGTAAATGGCAATACTACAAAACTGGTAATAGTTGGTGGCGAAATGCATAAAACCGGGCCAATTTTCGATACCTACGAGAACATGCGCAATAAAAAAGATGTGGTGTTTACCGGCCGTGTTAGCACAAACGAGCTGCACGATATTTTTGGTGGTGCAATGGCCTTAACGTTTGTTCCTTTTTTCGAAGGATTTGGAATTCCAATTGTTGAAGCGATGAGCGCTGGGGTTCCTGTAATATGTTCGAATACAACTTCTATTCCTGAAGTGGGTGGAAACGCGGTACTTTATGCCGATCCTTTAAAAATCGATCAGATAACAAACGCGATGATAAAACTTCATGATAACAAGGAGCTCAGAGAATCGTTGATCGAAAAAGGTTTCGTGCAAAAGGAGAAATTTAGTTGGGATGAAACCGCACGTTTACTTTGGATGAGTGTTGAGAAAAGTCTTCAGTAA
- a CDS encoding S46 family peptidase has product MRKITLMLLLSVFIYSSAVADEGMWLPSLIHKLNINTMQKMGCELNAEDIYSINQSSLKDAIVALDHGSCTAEVISKDGLLLTNHHCGFGEIQSHSSVEHDYLQDGFWAMSKEEELPNPGKTVTFLVRVEDVTEKVLADLNDEMDESERARKINNAVQELEKEAKGDSHYEVYIRDFFNANQYFLFVTETFNDVRLVGAPPQALGKFGGDTDNWMWPRHTNDFSMFRVYSGPDGKPAEYSEDNIPYQPKHFLPISLKGVEKGDFAMVFGYPGSTNRYKTSFGIEYTMNVTNASRIEVREKKLDIIAEYMATSQKAKIQYASKHARSANYYKNAIGQNEALEKLGIVAQKKELENEFTAWVNADAGRKAKYGEALDLIEKNYQDVEASKARQYMVEALLMGPEIFLFANSAQPLADLLENPEENQEKISKVAEALKARAEGYFKDYSAETDEKIAAALMKIYADKNNSKYYPSFYADIQGKYKGDYSKYSEKMFQKSVFDNKEELIAFLNNPSLKVLQKDMGYQAATAIFDTFRDISKEQAAGGQELGKGRRLFVAGLMEMNPEKKYYPDANSTMRLTYGTVKDYDPRDGVTYKYYTTTNGYLEKEIPGDYEFDVPARMKELLLDENYGKYADADGKLHTCFLTDNDITGGNSGSPVINGKGELIGIAFDGNWEAMSGDLDFEDNLQRCINVDIRFVLWVVDVYAGAQNLIDEMEIIR; this is encoded by the coding sequence ATGAGAAAAATTACTTTAATGCTGCTGCTTTCTGTATTTATCTACAGTTCAGCTGTTGCCGACGAAGGAATGTGGCTGCCTTCATTAATTCATAAACTGAATATCAACACCATGCAAAAAATGGGCTGCGAATTAAATGCTGAGGACATTTACAGCATTAACCAATCGAGCCTGAAAGATGCAATTGTTGCGCTGGATCATGGTTCGTGTACCGCAGAGGTTATTTCGAAAGATGGTTTGTTATTGACCAACCACCACTGTGGTTTTGGCGAAATTCAGAGTCATTCGAGTGTTGAACACGACTATCTGCAAGATGGTTTTTGGGCCATGTCGAAAGAGGAAGAACTTCCTAACCCGGGTAAAACGGTAACTTTTTTGGTTCGTGTTGAGGATGTAACCGAGAAAGTTTTAGCCGACTTGAACGACGAAATGGATGAAAGCGAAAGAGCACGTAAAATTAACAACGCGGTACAAGAGCTTGAAAAAGAAGCAAAGGGCGACAGCCACTACGAAGTATATATTCGTGACTTTTTTAACGCCAACCAATATTTTCTGTTTGTAACCGAAACATTTAACGATGTTCGTTTGGTAGGTGCTCCACCACAAGCTTTGGGTAAATTTGGTGGCGATACCGACAACTGGATGTGGCCACGTCACACCAACGATTTTTCAATGTTTCGTGTTTATTCAGGCCCTGATGGTAAACCAGCCGAATACTCGGAAGATAATATTCCATACCAGCCAAAACATTTCTTGCCAATTTCACTAAAAGGTGTTGAAAAAGGTGATTTTGCAATGGTTTTTGGATACCCCGGAAGTACAAACCGATACAAAACATCGTTCGGAATTGAATATACAATGAATGTAACCAATGCATCGCGCATTGAAGTTCGTGAGAAAAAACTTGACATTATTGCTGAGTACATGGCAACCAGTCAAAAGGCTAAAATTCAGTATGCATCAAAACATGCACGAAGCGCCAACTATTACAAAAATGCAATTGGACAAAACGAAGCACTTGAAAAACTGGGAATTGTTGCTCAGAAAAAAGAACTGGAAAATGAATTTACTGCCTGGGTAAATGCCGATGCAGGAAGGAAAGCAAAATATGGTGAAGCTCTTGATTTAATAGAAAAAAATTATCAGGATGTGGAAGCCAGCAAAGCGCGCCAGTACATGGTTGAAGCCCTTTTAATGGGACCTGAAATTTTCTTGTTTGCCAACAGCGCCCAACCACTGGCCGATTTGCTTGAGAATCCGGAAGAAAATCAGGAAAAAATTTCGAAAGTTGCCGAAGCTTTAAAAGCACGCGCCGAAGGATATTTTAAAGACTACAGTGCCGAAACCGACGAAAAAATCGCAGCTGCTTTGATGAAAATTTATGCCGACAAAAACAATTCGAAATACTATCCGTCATTTTATGCCGACATTCAGGGAAAATACAAAGGCGACTATTCAAAGTATTCTGAAAAAATGTTCCAGAAATCGGTATTCGACAACAAAGAAGAATTGATTGCATTTCTTAATAATCCAAGTTTAAAAGTACTTCAGAAAGATATGGGATACCAGGCTGCAACGGCCATTTTCGATACATTCCGTGACATTTCGAAGGAACAAGCTGCAGGTGGCCAGGAACTGGGAAAAGGACGTCGTCTTTTTGTAGCCGGATTAATGGAAATGAATCCGGAGAAAAAATACTATCCCGATGCCAATTCAACCATGCGCCTGACCTATGGAACTGTAAAAGATTACGATCCGAGAGACGGAGTAACCTACAAATACTACACGACTACTAACGGTTACTTGGAAAAAGAAATTCCGGGCGATTACGAATTTGACGTACCTGCCCGTATGAAAGAATTGTTGCTTGATGAAAATTACGGAAAATATGCCGATGCCGATGGTAAATTGCACACTTGTTTCCTTACCGACAACGACATTACCGGAGGAAACTCGGGAAGCCCTGTTATTAATGGTAAAGGAGAGTTAATCGGAATTGCTTTTGACGGAAACTGGGAAGCAATGAGTGGCGACCTTGATTTTGAAGACAATCTGCAGCGCTGTATCAACGTTGACATTCGTTTTGTGCTTTGGGTGGTTGATGTTTATGCCGGTGCTCAAAACCTGATCGACGAAATGGAAATTATTCGCTAA
- a CDS encoding sigma-70 family RNA polymerase sigma factor produces MKANKKVQLEKLIHKVKKGDRRAQKLLFDKYVDRLFAVARRYAVNDDLAEDALFQAFMKIYTKLPEFEYINEPALVGWLTRIVINQALMDRRKELSTLYKVETLNEERHDAAWFEEMDDGALIDLVNELPDGYRTVFLMNAVDGYAHKEIAVVLGISESTSRSQFFKARKFLQKKLAQDYGQSGT; encoded by the coding sequence TTGAAAGCAAACAAAAAAGTGCAACTCGAAAAATTAATTCATAAAGTAAAAAAGGGCGACCGGCGAGCTCAAAAGCTGCTGTTCGATAAGTATGTAGATCGCTTGTTTGCCGTTGCCCGGCGTTATGCTGTTAATGATGATTTGGCAGAGGACGCGCTTTTTCAGGCTTTTATGAAGATTTACACCAAGTTGCCCGAGTTTGAATACATCAACGAGCCGGCATTGGTAGGGTGGTTAACACGTATTGTAATTAACCAGGCGCTAATGGACAGGCGAAAGGAACTGAGTACGCTGTACAAAGTGGAAACGCTGAACGAAGAACGGCACGATGCAGCCTGGTTTGAAGAAATGGACGACGGAGCGCTGATTGACCTGGTAAATGAACTGCCGGATGGATACCGAACCGTGTTTTTAATGAATGCTGTTGACGGTTATGCACACAAAGAGATTGCCGTGGTTTTGGGAATTTCGGAAAGTACATCGCGGTCGCAATTTTTTAAAGCACGTAAATTTTTACAAAAGAAACTCGCACAGGATTATGGACAATCTGGAACATAG
- the frr gene encoding ribosome recycling factor: MQEEVEFVLDICNEKMSAAVEHLEKELVHIRAGKASPSMLDGVLVEYYGSMTPLAQVSNVSTPDARTLAVQPWEKNLIPAIEKAIMNANLGLNPDNNGETIRINIPVLTEERRRGLVKQVHQEGEHAKVSIRGARKDANVSLKKLEKEGLSEDLEKDAEASVQKLTDDFGKKVDSLVEAKEKDIMTI; this comes from the coding sequence ATGCAAGAAGAAGTTGAATTTGTTTTAGACATTTGTAATGAGAAAATGAGTGCTGCTGTTGAGCACTTGGAAAAGGAGTTGGTACACATTAGGGCAGGAAAAGCATCTCCAAGTATGTTGGATGGCGTTCTGGTAGAATATTATGGAAGTATGACTCCGTTAGCTCAGGTATCGAACGTAAGTACACCTGATGCACGGACACTGGCCGTACAACCCTGGGAGAAAAACTTAATTCCTGCTATTGAAAAAGCGATTATGAATGCCAATCTGGGTTTAAATCCGGATAATAATGGCGAAACAATCCGCATCAATATTCCGGTTTTAACCGAAGAGAGAAGAAGGGGCTTGGTAAAACAAGTTCATCAGGAAGGAGAGCATGCCAAGGTAAGTATAAGAGGAGCACGAAAAGATGCAAACGTTAGTCTGAAGAAATTAGAAAAAGAGGGACTTTCGGAAGATCTTGAAAAGGATGCTGAGGCAAGTGTACAAAAATTGACGGATGATTTTGGTAAGAAAGTAGACTCTTTAGTGGAAGCTAAAGAAAAAGATATTATGACTATTTAA
- a CDS encoding ribonuclease HII has translation MNKQKLLPFYNKNTIEAGCDEAGRGCLAGPVYAAAVILPPDFENDLLNDSKKLTEKRRYKLRPLIEKEAIAWAVVAVDNNEIDEVNILNASFLAMNRAVEQLETTPEHLLIDGNRFRTKCTIPYTCMIKGDGRFYSIAAASVLAKTYRDDYMAKIHEEFPDYDWNKNKGYPTKKHRAGIKKFGPTKYHRMTFRLLDEQLSLEF, from the coding sequence ATGAATAAACAGAAACTTCTTCCTTTTTACAACAAGAATACAATCGAGGCAGGATGTGATGAAGCCGGTCGTGGTTGCCTGGCCGGGCCTGTTTATGCTGCTGCGGTTATTTTGCCTCCCGATTTTGAAAATGATTTGCTGAATGACTCTAAAAAGTTGACTGAAAAACGACGCTATAAATTACGTCCACTTATTGAAAAAGAAGCGATTGCCTGGGCTGTTGTTGCTGTTGATAATAACGAGATTGACGAGGTGAACATTCTGAATGCCTCCTTTTTAGCAATGAATCGTGCCGTGGAGCAACTCGAAACAACTCCGGAGCATTTATTGATTGACGGAAACCGCTTCCGAACCAAATGTACAATCCCGTATACCTGCATGATAAAAGGCGACGGGCGATTTTATTCCATTGCAGCAGCTTCGGTTTTAGCCAAAACATACCGCGATGATTATATGGCTAAAATTCATGAAGAATTTCCGGATTACGACTGGAATAAAAACAAAGGTTACCCAACAAAAAAACACCGGGCAGGTATAAAAAAGTTTGGCCCGACAAAATACCATCGTATGACATTTCGCTTGTTGGACGAACAACTTTCACTCGAATTTTAA
- a CDS encoding oligosaccharide flippase family protein — protein MKRKFITNLILLLFLNLLIKPFWLFGIDRTVQNTVGDENFGMYFALFNFSMLLNILLDVGITNYNNRNIAQHNFLLPKHLSNIVGLKFMLAIVYAAFSLAVAAIIGYRNIQMHLLLFLILNQFLISFTLYLRSNISALHLFRTDSFISVLDRSFMIAICSVLLFIPAFKQNFTIEWFVYAQTVAYGLTSLITFTIVLQKSGKIKVRFDLTFFRVFLRKSYPYALLILLMSFYNRIDSVMIERLLPDPFGKEQAGIYAQAFRLLDAVSMFGVLFAGLLLPIFAKMIKHKEKVGPMVKLSFTLLIVPAIIIAISSIYYNKEIMGVLYASNTENSSGILGILMTGFIGIATTYIFGTLLTANGSMKHLNIMAFFAMVINIVLNLVLIPRFYAFGSAWASLVTQIITGATQLILAVLIFKLKIELKYLIQLLLFVGVVAVLGTLSKQIDQWFYGYLAMILGSVVFAVLLKLFNLKDLYKIIRYE, from the coding sequence TTGAAACGTAAATTTATAACCAATCTTATCTTACTCCTTTTCCTGAATCTTTTAATAAAACCATTTTGGCTGTTTGGTATCGACCGAACGGTACAAAACACGGTTGGCGACGAAAATTTTGGAATGTATTTCGCTCTTTTTAATTTTTCGATGCTTTTGAATATTCTTCTGGATGTAGGAATAACCAATTACAACAACCGAAACATTGCCCAGCATAATTTTTTACTGCCCAAACACCTATCCAATATTGTGGGTTTAAAGTTTATGCTGGCCATTGTATATGCTGCCTTTAGCCTGGCAGTGGCAGCTATTATTGGGTACAGAAACATACAAATGCATTTACTTTTATTTCTGATCCTGAACCAGTTCCTCATCTCGTTTACGCTCTATCTCCGATCGAATATTAGTGCACTTCATTTGTTCCGAACCGACAGTTTTATTTCGGTGCTCGACCGTAGTTTTATGATTGCCATTTGCAGCGTGTTGCTTTTTATACCGGCCTTTAAACAGAACTTTACTATCGAATGGTTTGTCTATGCCCAAACCGTTGCATATGGATTAACTTCGCTTATAACTTTTACAATTGTTTTGCAGAAATCAGGCAAAATAAAAGTCCGTTTCGATCTCACATTTTTCCGGGTATTTCTCCGAAAATCATATCCTTATGCTTTACTAATTTTACTGATGTCGTTTTATAACCGAATTGATTCGGTTATGATAGAACGCCTTTTGCCCGACCCTTTTGGAAAGGAGCAAGCCGGAATTTATGCGCAGGCTTTTCGCTTGCTGGATGCCGTTTCGATGTTTGGAGTTTTATTTGCCGGACTACTGCTTCCCATTTTTGCCAAAATGATAAAGCACAAGGAAAAAGTGGGGCCTATGGTTAAACTATCGTTTACACTTTTAATCGTTCCGGCCATTATAATCGCAATTTCAAGTATCTATTACAACAAAGAAATAATGGGTGTTTTGTACGCGTCAAACACCGAAAATTCATCGGGTATTCTGGGTATTTTAATGACCGGATTTATCGGGATAGCCACTACTTATATTTTTGGAACTCTGCTTACTGCCAACGGAAGCATGAAACATTTGAACATTATGGCCTTTTTTGCCATGGTAATAAATATAGTATTGAACCTTGTACTGATTCCCCGATTCTATGCTTTTGGCTCTGCCTGGGCCAGCCTGGTAACACAAATAATTACCGGTGCAACCCAACTTATTCTGGCCGTTCTCATCTTTAAACTCAAAATTGAACTTAAATACCTGATACAACTTTTATTGTTTGTTGGAGTAGTTGCTGTTTTAGGTACGCTTTCCAAACAAATCGATCAGTGGTTTTATGGTTATCTGGCAATGATTCTGGGTTCAGTGGTATTTGCTGTACTTCTGAAATTATTCAATTTAAAAGACCTTTATAAAATTATTCGTTACGAATAA
- a CDS encoding phosphatidylserine decarboxylase, with protein METIKYIERASGELRTENVPSEGMLKWLYSTGSGKVALNLLFKRKIVSDLGGWYMNTKLSAKRIPEFVNEHKINLNECQISDVAKFETFNSFFYRKLQKNARPIEENIVSPADGKILAFQTIDDVSAFFVKGSEFTLTSFLRKHELAKKYEDGAMAIIRLAPADYHRFHFPASGKVSASKAINGHYFSVSPLALQGSLKIFCENYREYCILSNQDYGDILISDVGATMVGSIIQTYTANSEIEKGDEKGYFAFGGSTLVLLFEKGKVNFDEDLLSNTKKGFETTIRMGEQIAFAKFK; from the coding sequence ATGGAGACAATAAAGTACATTGAACGAGCGAGCGGTGAATTACGAACCGAGAATGTTCCCAGCGAAGGAATGTTAAAATGGTTGTACTCTACCGGAAGCGGGAAAGTAGCTTTAAACCTGCTCTTTAAACGCAAAATAGTTTCTGATTTGGGCGGCTGGTATATGAATACTAAACTTTCGGCAAAACGAATTCCGGAGTTTGTAAACGAGCACAAAATCAACTTAAACGAATGCCAAATTAGCGATGTTGCCAAATTCGAAACTTTTAACTCCTTTTTTTATCGAAAGTTACAGAAAAACGCCCGCCCAATCGAGGAAAACATTGTATCGCCAGCCGATGGTAAAATTCTGGCTTTTCAAACGATAGACGATGTTTCTGCTTTTTTTGTGAAAGGATCGGAGTTCACGCTTACGTCCTTTTTGCGTAAGCACGAATTGGCTAAAAAATACGAAGACGGAGCAATGGCAATCATCCGTCTGGCACCTGCCGATTACCATCGTTTTCATTTTCCGGCTTCGGGCAAAGTTTCCGCATCAAAAGCAATCAACGGACACTATTTTTCAGTTTCGCCACTGGCTTTGCAAGGAAGTTTAAAAATATTCTGTGAAAACTACCGCGAATACTGCATACTAAGCAACCAGGATTACGGCGACATTCTAATTTCTGATGTTGGAGCAACCATGGTTGGCAGCATTATTCAAACGTATACGGCCAACTCTGAAATAGAAAAAGGAGACGAAAAAGGTTATTTTGCTTTTGGCGGATCAACCTTGGTTTTACTTTTCGAAAAAGGGAAAGTGAACTTTGACGAGGATTTGCTATCGAATACAAAAAAAGGTTTTGAAACAACAATCAGAATGGGCGAACAAATTGCTTTCGCAAAATTTAAGTGA
- the rnhA gene encoding ribonuclease HI translates to MARPKITIYTDGAARGNPGPGGYGIVMLSGEHRKELSEGYKLTTNNRMELLAVIVALETLKIEGCDVTIYTDSKYVADSVTKGWVFNWVKTRFKGKKNSDLWMRFLAIYKKHVVKFVWVKGHANNPLNERCDELAVEASMQAQLLDDIGYKPE, encoded by the coding sequence ATGGCTCGTCCAAAAATTACAATATACACTGATGGTGCAGCAAGAGGCAATCCCGGCCCCGGAGGCTACGGCATTGTAATGCTTTCGGGCGAACACCGCAAAGAACTGTCGGAAGGCTATAAACTTACAACAAACAACCGAATGGAATTGCTGGCGGTAATTGTGGCGCTGGAAACCTTAAAAATTGAAGGCTGCGATGTAACTATTTACACCGATTCGAAATACGTTGCCGATTCGGTTACCAAAGGCTGGGTTTTCAACTGGGTTAAAACCCGTTTTAAAGGCAAAAAAAATTCCGACCTATGGATGCGTTTTCTTGCCATTTATAAAAAACACGTGGTAAAGTTTGTCTGGGTAAAGGGACACGCCAACAACCCGCTAAACGAACGTTGTGACGAACTGGCTGTTGAAGCGTCGATGCAAGCGCAATTATTGGATGATATTGGTTATAAACCTGAATAA